Proteins encoded by one window of Primulina huaijiensis isolate GDHJ02 chromosome 1, ASM1229523v2, whole genome shotgun sequence:
- the LOC140975859 gene encoding putative disease resistance protein At1g50180, translating into MVDAAATIALETLRDLFIEEVRFLSGVEGQVEDVARDLQAMRGFLKDADKRQDRYNSDSVGKWVLELMDLATRAEDVLEKYAVEVASKRGAKNLKKRLKRLTCILGECLAIHEIGKEAGGIMSRMDKLTKDLVSISNGDQGSSSFECNDDQRLLRQTYGHEIEEHFVGMKNDIDLLVLRMKNDDRSSRVISICGVGGLGKTTLARKIYQDKAVLFCFEARAWVCITQKFQAKAVFREILRQLLSGENNERVMRMEEVELVTELYNIQKLKKCLVVLDDIWEMDHWDILKKTFPLAESNSKILLTRRNQRIADTEFVHKLEFMTEDESWDLLQKIALPPIHESETNSKQFEAIGRELVHKCGCLPLAVSVIGGILRGQQYLGDWKKVLENMDSHLKHGKGVHATDKRVEQVLNLSYNVLPYYLKLCFLYLGCFPEDKDIHAEDVYLIWMAEGLVSSCDEGRNETLWDVAERYLNELASKCMVHVKLVTDTRTFESFKSCCLHDLVRDLCLSKGIEEEFFEVMDSQKQCGSSHGKIRRLAINLGDVGACSVAQFKNANLRSLLFLCNGDIGFYNSTNILQNLLSDALLRSLKVLVLENCKFEDGKLPHAVRKLVMLKHLSIRHSLCDEVQEFVCKLPCLQSMDLRAEIYIKLPNSIDKMGRLRHLFLTQNVIGKIDGGRLRLDGLTELETLIGFNSEIFNSKHLLKLTNLRRFRGYVIGIESFSVVVDHITKLKDQIWEASLEISMTDLTSEEGSLLIDSLMHCPLSYLKIDGELSRMPNWDPQVLQNLSTLILYRSVIWEDPMEILQHLPCLRRLHLLFEAFVGTKMVCRSKGFPQLKSLELGFLTNLVEWRVEEKAMQNLSDLTIYECPELMMIPEGMIFMASITNLTILEMPRNFIERLRREDYHKISHIPFIDLGEPHCCPL; encoded by the exons ATGGTGGATGCTGCTGCAACAATAGCTTTGGAAACGCTGCGTGACCTATTCATTGAAGAAGTGAGGTTTTTATCAGGTGTTGAAGGTCAGGTTGAGGATGTTGCGAGGGATCTTCAAGCGATGCGCGGTTTCTTGAAGGATGCCGACAAGAGGCAGGACAGATACAACTCAGACAGCGTGGGTAAATGGGTTTTAGAACTCATGGATCTGGCTACAAGAGCTGAGGATGTTCTTGAAAAGTATGCTGTTGAAGTTGCATCAAAGAGAGGAGCCAAGAACTTGAAAAAAAGGCTCAAAAGACTCACTTGCATATTGGGTGAGTGTTTGGCTATTCACGAGATAGGGAAGGAGGCTGGAGGTATTATGTCCCGCATGGATAAACTCACCAAAGATCTCGTTTCTATAAGTAATGGGGATCAGGGGTCATCAAGTTTCGAGTGCAATGATGATCAACGATTGCTAAGACAGACATACGGTCATGAGATTGAAGAGCACTTCGTTGGGATGAAAAATGACATAGACCTTCTCGTATTGCGTATGAAAAATGATGATAGGTCATCTCGAGTGATTTCTATATGTGGGGTGGGTGGTTTGGGGAAGACGACTCTTGCCAGAAAAATTTACCAAGACAAGGCTGTACTCTTCTGTTTTGAAGCTCGTGCTTGGGTTTGCATTACGCAGAAATTTCAAGCAAAAGCTGTTTTCCGAGAGATATTGAGGCAACTTCTTTCGGGAGAAAACAATGAACGAGTGATGAGAATGGAGGAAGTGGAGTTGGTGACAGAACTATACAATATACAGAAACTGAAGAAGTGTTTGGTGGTTCTTGATGATATATGGGAAATGGATCATTGGGATATCTTAAAGAAAACATTTCCGCTTGCGGAGTCGAATTCCAAAATTTTGCTCACCAGGCGAAATCAAAGGATTGCAGACACAGAATTTGTCCACAAACTAGAATTCATGACAGAGGATGAAAGTTGGGATCTGCTTCAAAAGATAGCTCTTCCTCCCATCCATGAATCTGAAA CTAACTCGAAACAGTTTGAGGCTATAGGAAGGGAATTGGTACACAAATGTGGCTGTCTACCCCTGGCTGTATCTGTTATTGGTGGAATTTTGCGAGGACAACAATATTTAGGGGACTGGAAAAAGGTCCTCGAGAATATGGATTCGCACCTGAAGCATGGGAAAGGTGTTCACGCAACCGATAAAAGGGTAGAGCAGGTGCTAAACTTGAGTTACAACGTATTGCCTTACTACCTGAAGTTATGTTTTCTGTATTTAGGATGCTTTCCGGAGGACAAAGATATACATGCTGAAGATGTTTATTTGATATGGATGGCAGAAGGATTGGTTTCATCGTGTGATGAAGGGCGAAATGAAACTCTTTGGGATGTTGCTGAACGTTATCTAAATGAGTTGGCAAGCAAATGCATGGTTCATGTGAAATTAGTGACTGATACAAGAACATTTGAGAGTTTTAAATCATGTTGCCTTCATGATTTGGTGAGAGATCTATGTTTGTCAAAGGGAATAGAAGAGGAGTTTTTCGAGGTCATGGATTCTCAAAAGCAATGTGGTTCATCTCATGGAAAAATTCGAAGGTTAGCAATCAATTTAGGCGATGTCGGAGCTTGTAGTGTTGCACAGTTCAAAAATGCAAACTTGCGATCTCTTCTATTTCTATGCAACGGGGACATAGGATTTTATAACAGTACAAACATCTTGCAAAATCTACTCAGCGACGCATTGCTCAGATCTCTCAAAGTCTTGGTATTGGAAAACTGCAAGTTTGAGGATGGAAAGTTACCTCATGCTGTGAGAAAACTAGTGATGCTCAAGCATTTGAGTATAAGACATAGCCTCTGCGATGAAGTACAAGAATTCGTCTGCAAACTTCCATGTTTACAATCAATGGATCTGCGAGCTGAAATATATATTAAGTTACCAAATTCGATTGATAAGATGGGACGATTGAGGCATCTCTTTCTGACACAGAACGTGATAGGCAAGATTGATGGTGGGAGACTAAGACTCGATGGCTTAACGGAATTGGAGACATTGATTGGGTTCAATAGTGAGATCTTTAATTCTAAACATCTCCTCAAATTAACCAATCTCCGGCGTTTTCGTGGGTATGTTATTGGTATAGAAAGCTTTTCTGTGGTTGTTGATCACATAACTAAACTCAAGGATCAGATTTGGGAGGCAAGTTTAGAAATTTCTATGACAGATTTGACTTCCGAAGAAGGTTCACTTCTCATTGATTCGTTAATGCATTGCCCACTCAGTTATTTGAAAATTGATGGGGAATTGAGCAGAATGCCGAATTGGGACCCTCAGGTACTCCAGAATCTTAGCACTTTGATCCTTTATCGTAGTGTAATTTGGGAAGATCCGATGGAAATATTACAACATCTTCCCTGTCTACGAAGACTTCATTTGTTGTTTGAGGCATTTGTTGGCACAAAAATGGTTTGTCGGAGTAAAGGATTTCCTCAGCTCAAGAGTCTTGAACTTGGGTTTTTGACCAATTTAGTGGAATGGAGAGTAGAAGAAAAGGCGATGCAAAATCTGTCAGATCTCACTATCTATGAATGTCCGGAATTGATGATGATCCCAGAAGGAATGATTTTCATGGCTTCCATCACAAACCTGACCATTTTGGAAATGCCCAGGAATTTCATTGAGCGGTTGAGAAGAGAAGATTACCACAAAATCAGTCATATACCATTCATTGATTTGGGAGAACCTCATTGCTGCCCtctttga
- the LOC140975867 gene encoding glutamine synthetase cytosolic isozyme 2-like encodes MSLLSDLINFNLSECTDKIIAEYIWIGGSGIDIRSKARTIPGPVTDPSKLPKWNYDGSSTGQAPGEDSEVIIYPQAVFKDPFRRGNNILVMCDCYTPFGEPIPTNKRYNAAKIFSHPDVQAEETWYGIEQEYTLLQKTVKWPLGWPTGGYPGPQGPYYCGVGADKAFGRDIVDAHYKACLYAGINISGINGEVMPGQWEFQVGPSVGIAASDEVWIARYILERITEIAGVVLSFDPKPIQGDWNGAGAHTNYSTKSMRKEGGFEVIKKAIEKLGLRHKEHIAAYGEGNERRLTGRHETADINTFKWGVANRGASIRVGRDTEKEGKGYFEDRRPASNMDPYVVTSMIAETTLLGKP; translated from the exons ATGTCGTTGCTTTCGGATCTCATCAACTTCAACCTCTCAGAATGCACTGATAAGATCATTGCAGAATATATCTG GATTGGTGGCTCTGGAATAGACATCAGGAGTAAAGCAAGG ACTATTCCGGGACCAGTTACCGATCCTTCAAAACTTCCCAAGTGGAACTACGATGGGTCGAGCACAGGCCAAGCTCCAGGAGAAGACAGTGAAGTCATCATTTA TCCTCAAGCCGTATTCAAGGACCCATTCAGGAGGGGAAACAACATATTA GTCATGTGTGATTGTTACACTCCTTTTGGCGAACCGATTCCAACGAACAAGAGATATAATGCAGCCAAGATTTTCAGCCATCCGGACGTCCAAGCCGAAGAAACATG gtATGGTATCGAACAAGAATACACACTTTTGCAAAAGACTGTTAAGTGGCCTCTTGGATGGCCTACTGGTGGTTATCCTGGACCTCAG GGGCCATATTACTGTGGTGTTGGAGCCGACAAAGCTTTTGGACGTGATATAGTCGATGCACACTACAAGGCGTGCCTTTATGCTGGAATCAACATTAGTGGCATCAACGGTGAAGTGATGCCTGGCCAG TGGGAATTCCAAGTTGGACCCTCTGTTGGCATTGCTGCATCTGATGAGGTGTGGATTGCTCGTTACATTCTCGAG AGGATCACTGAGATTGCTGGGGTTGTGCTATCTTTTGATCCCAAACCTATTCAG GGCGACTGGAATGGAGCTGGAGCTCACACTAATTACAG CACGAAGTCTATGAGGAAAGAGGGAGGATTTGAAGTCATCAAGAAGGCTATTGAAAAGCTAGGACTGAGGCACAAGGAGCACATTGCTGCCTATGGGGAAGGCAACGAGCGACGTCTCACAGGAAGACATGAAACTGCAGACATTAACACCTTCAAATGG GGGGTTGCGAACCGCGGTGCTTCCATCCGTGTGGGTCGAGACACTGAGAAAGAAGGCAAAGGATACTTCGAGGACAGGAGGCCAGCTTCGAATATGGACCCGTACGTTGTTACATCCATGATAGCAGAGACAACCTTGCTTGGGAAGCCTTGA